A genomic window from Gossypium hirsutum isolate 1008001.06 chromosome D10, Gossypium_hirsutum_v2.1, whole genome shotgun sequence includes:
- the LOC107930667 gene encoding 3-ketoacyl-CoA synthase 19 encodes MEFLMKICLLFLCGLISHFVNMFFQKRDQQCYMLGYECFKASDDRRLDTDACVKVVLRNKNLGLDQYRFLLKTIVSSGLGEETYGPRNVIDGREEFPSENDAHAEMDEIMFSTLDTLFEKTGVSPSEIDILVVDVSLFSPAPSLTSRIINRYKMRDNIKSFSLSGMGCSASMVAIDMVQQLFKTYKNQFAIVVSTESIARHWYCGKEKSMMLSNCLFRNGGCSILLTNKRDLKDRCLLKLKCAVRTNIGYDDEAYGCCIQVEDPQGYQGFLLTKSLTKAAAKAFTGNLKLLLPKILPVWELLRYAISTLGKKSTKGQNLSFNLNLKSGVDHFCLHPGGRAVIDGLGKSLGLSEYDLEPTRMALYRFGNTSAGGLWYVLSYMEAKKRLKKGDKIFMVSLGAGFMCNNCVWEVMKDGLEDTRVWEGCIDEYPRKNLVNPFTEKYSWINDECLNFVRLDDQFN; translated from the coding sequence atggagtttttaatgaaaatatgtctCCTTTTCCTTTGTGGCCTCATTTCTCACTTTGTTAACATGTTTTTCCAGAAGAGAGATCAGCAATGCTATATGTTGGGTTATGAATGTTTCAAGGCTTCCGATGACAGGAGGCTCGACACTGATGCGTGCGTGAAAGTTGTGTTGAGGAACAAGAATCTTGGTCTGGACCAATACAGGTTTCTTTTAAAAACCATTGTTAGTTCTGGTCTTGGTGAAGAAACTTATGGTCCAAGGAATGTTATTGATGGTAGAGAAGAGTTTCCTTCGGAAAACGATGCACATGCCGAGATGGATGAGATCATGTTCAGCACTCTAGACACTCTGTTCGAGAAAACAGGAGTTTCCCCGTCAGAAATCGACATACTCGTCGTCGATGTCTCGTTGTTTTCACCTGCACCGTCGTTAACATCCCGGATTATAAACAGGTACAAGATGAGGGACAACATTAAGTCCTTCAGTCTCTCCGGAATGGGATGTAGTGCAAGCATGGTTGCAATCGATATGGTGCAGCAGTTGTTCAAGACATACAAGAACCAGTTCGCCATCGTTGTGAGCACCGAATCAATCGCTAGGCATTGGTACTGCGGCAAAGAGAAGTCAATGATGTTATCGAATTGCCTGTTCCGTAACGGAGGGTGTTCAATCCTCTTAACAAACAAAAGGGACTTGaaggatcgatgcttgttgaagtTGAAGTGTGCCGTAAGAACCAATATCGGTTACGATGACGAAGCATACGGATGTTGCATACAGGTTGAAGATCCACAAGGTTACCAAGGTTTCCTCCTTACTAAAAGCTTAACAAAAGCCGCTGCTAAAGCTTTTACAGGGAATCTCAAGCTCCTATTGCCCAAAATATTACCAGTTTGGGAACTGCTTCGATATGCAATATCAACTCTCGGGAAAAAATCAACCAAAGGCCAAAATTTAAGTTTCAATTTAAATCTCAAGTCTGGGGTTGACCATTTTTGTCTCCATCCAGGTGGAAGGGCAGTGATTGATGGGCTTGGGAAGAGTTTGGGACTTAGTGAATATGACTTAGAGCCAACTAGAATGGCACTATACAGATTTGGGAACACATCAGCAGGTggtttatggtatgttttgagttacaTGGAAGCTAAGAAGAGGCTGAAGAAAGGTGATAAGATTTTCATGGTGAGCCTTGGAGCTGGGTTCATGTGCAACAACTGTGTGTGGGAGGTAATGAAGGATGGTTTGGAAGATACTAGGGTTTGGGAAGGTTGCATTGATGAGTACCCTAGAAAAAACCTGGTCAATCCCTTCACTGAGAAGTATAGTTGGATCAATGATGAGTGCTTGAACTTTGTCAGGCTTGACGATCAGTTCAATTAA